The following coding sequences lie in one Novipirellula aureliae genomic window:
- a CDS encoding CerR family C-terminal domain-containing protein codes for MANLESTSELDTRTRLLDAAGPIFARRGFSRATVREICSAANVNIASVGYYFGDKLGLYRQVIAEVHLQREQRFPIPDPKRSGSGGGPVQNGPEQNGPERSREELYCLIHTLLSRMLAPGEDTWELDLLMREMQNPTSVLEDLVRDFFEPMLVRLKKVIRQLIGVNATSIEVEQLALSAVGQCLYYRVGRSVVRILISETDRANAYNIDSLSRHVTAVIVAATEEEALLKQKKQIPYY; via the coding sequence TTGGCAAATCTCGAATCCACATCAGAACTTGATACGCGTACCCGATTGCTGGACGCTGCGGGACCGATTTTCGCCCGCCGCGGGTTCAGTCGTGCTACGGTTCGGGAGATTTGTTCGGCGGCCAATGTCAATATTGCCTCGGTGGGTTATTATTTCGGCGATAAATTGGGGCTTTATCGGCAAGTTATCGCGGAGGTACACCTTCAGCGTGAACAAAGGTTCCCAATTCCTGACCCCAAACGATCGGGATCAGGTGGTGGGCCAGTACAAAATGGGCCAGAACAAAATGGGCCAGAACGATCGCGTGAAGAATTGTATTGCCTCATCCATACGCTATTGTCACGGATGCTGGCTCCTGGAGAAGACACTTGGGAGTTGGATTTACTGATGCGAGAAATGCAAAATCCAACTTCGGTCCTCGAGGACCTGGTTCGCGATTTCTTCGAGCCAATGCTGGTGCGACTAAAAAAGGTGATTCGGCAGTTAATTGGTGTGAACGCGACTTCGATCGAAGTGGAACAATTGGCCCTCAGCGCGGTTGGTCAATGCCTCTATTATCGAGTCGGGCGCAGCGTGGTGAGAATACTGATTTCGGAAACAGATCGAGCCAACGCCTACAACATCGACTCATTAAGTCGGCACGTGACCGCCGTCATCGTCGCGGCCACCGAAGAGGAAGCATTGTTGAAGCAAAAAAAACAGATTCCCTATTATTAA